TGGCCGCCAACATCAATTGCCCCATGCTGTTCCATTTCGGTTCCTTAGATGGCAACCCCTCGGTGGAAGACCGGGACAAGCTGGACGCTGAGCTTACGCGCTTGGGCAAGAGCCATGAGTTCTTTACCTACGAAGGCGCGAATCATGCGTTTATGGACTTCACCAACCCGGAGCGCTACCACGAAGAAGGGGCGAAACAGGCCTGGCCCAGGACCATCGACTTCTTCAACAAGCATTTGAAGGGCGCTGCCGTTTCCGCCTAACGCCGTTGAGCTGTCTCCAAGGTAGTGCTACAGAGGTAATGCTACTTGTAGCAGCGTAAGAACGTAATCACGTTTACTCAAAAACATCACACATTCTCAGCTCAGATTAAGGGGTAACCGTACAATCGGTGCTAAAAGTCCCGATTCCAATATTTAATAATTTCAATGGCTTATAAGGGTTAAAAACCATTAAGCCAATAAAAACAAAGACTTTCTGCGATTTGTGAAAATCTCGATCTTGAGCATGTATATTTGGCTCTTGACAGGGTCATGACGGTGAATTCTGCGTATCGAAGTGCACAATGGCGTCTTCAGAGTGAGAAATCCCAGCAGGAAGACCAATATCAGGCTGGAATCGTGCATAGGGAGGAAAATCGCAGCAGGTTATTGAATTTAAGTCACATAGAAGTTTTACTCGCTATAAACAATTGATTTTATTGAGTGACGGACGCTTGTCGTTCCCGAATATCCATCACACCGAAAAATCCTTGATCCTTCCTCCATGTGGGAGCAAATTGGGCAGCACGATCAGACCGAAAACGCTGGCCTTTGAAATTCAGACCGCCAAGCTTTCTCAGGAGTCGACCTGCATGGCACATCGCCCGTCAACATGGCTGCATAAGATCGTTGAGGCCGTAGCATCCTGCATGGAGGCCCACAGTGCAATGGGAGCGATGGGGTGGCGGTATCAGGAGGATGACGAGCTTGCCGAACTCGTCGTCTATGCTACACCCGTGGAACTCGTCGGCGGGGAACACGACGGCGCCATCGTGATTCCGGGATTCTGCCTGGATGTGCAGGCGTTACAGGACGTGTTCGAGCGCGTAACCGATCTCCAGTGGAACGCGCAAGGCTTAGGACCCGACGATGATGACGGTCCCCATATCTCGATCGAGGGGACTTACCAGGGCCATCACGTCTGGCTGCGGGTGCTGGCGGAGGCTCCCGAAGATGAAGAGCCCGGTCTAAAACTCGACACGTCCGCCTCCCCATGAACGTGCAAGCTGACCCGGGTCGTTTGTGCCTCTATGCCGCTCGGCGTTCATAATGGTGATGCAGGCCTCCGAGTTCAGGGACGGCAATCACCACACCTACTTCGGGTGGTTCCACGGCTCGCGGTTCTGGGCAATCCATGTCGAGTGATAGATGTGTGCGAAACCGGTGATAATAGCTCACGTACTCGGTTAGCAGACGCTTGAGATGCCGTTCGTTGAGTACGATCACCTGATCGAGCATGTCGCGTCGAATACTGCCAATGACCCTTTCGCAGTATGGATTCTGCCACGGACTGCGAGGCGCGGTCTTGACCTCTTCGATGCCTATGGTGCCGACGCGCTGTTGGAACTGCGCCCCGTATATCGCGTCCCGGTCGCGTAGAAGATACCGGGGCGCCTCGTCCCACGGAAACGCCTCCACGACCCGCTGTGATGTCCATTGCGTTGTCGGATGCTCTGTCACGTTGAAATGGGCGATGCGCCGCCGCTCGTGGGTGAGGATCACGAACACGAACAGCACCTTGAACGTGACGGTGGGAACGGTAAAGAAATCACAGGCGACCAGGTCTTTGACATGGTTGTTCAGAAAGGCTATCCAGGTTGGTGAGTGCGGTTTGCGGACCTGCGGTCGATACTTCTCTACGGTCGATTTGGCCACGTTGATGCCAAGCTTACGGAGCTCTCCAACGATTCGAGGAGAGCCCCACGTTGTATTGGATTTCCACATGTCCCGGATGAGCTCACGGACTTCTCTGGAGATCGCGGGTCGACCGGGTTTGCCGTTCTGGCTGAGCTGTCGCCAGTAAGCTCGGAACCGTTTCTTTTGCCAGGCGATGACCGTACGGGGCTGAACGAACTCAAGGGCCTGTTGCCAGCCAGGCCAGAGACGCGAGAGCCAGACCCAGAGCAAGCGATCCGTTGGCCGAAGCTTCGGGCGGGAGATGCTCTGCTTATAAACGGCGACCTGATGTCTCAAAGCAATGAGTTCCATCTGCATGGCGAGACGTGAGCGGAACCATGTTCCGATGGATGCGAGAAGGACAGAGACGATGGCTGGCATGATCAGAGACCTTATCGCGAGAGGTAAACGGAAACGGGAAAATCCATCGCTCAAGAGTGATCATGGTCGGAGTAAATGTCAAGAATTTCAACTGATTCGGGTTTTCGGGACGGACAATCAAGGATTTTTCGGTGTGATGGATATTCGGGAACGACAGCTCGTAGAGGTGATCACCTTGCACCAATTCAATGGCGTTTTGCAGTGTCTCGACGGTGCGCACATAGTCGCCTAGGAAGTAGGCGTGGGCGCCAATGATGAAGTGGGCGCTGACCTGTGTGCCGACATCCTCGCTGGCCGTGCCCAAGGCAAGCGCACGTTGCCCGACAGCACGCGCCCGGTCATACGCACCCTGGGTCCCGAGATATTGCGCCATATGGTAGGAGACCCGTCCCAGCCGTTGCGCATCGTTTAGCGCTTCGGCAAGCGTTTCAGCTTCGTGGAGGTCATCGAAGGCCCGTTCAATCTTGCCGAGGGTGATGCGAGCCGTGTACAGGCTGATTCGGAGATCAATCGCCAACTCGTGCAGGCTGCGTTGCGCCGGCAGATGCGGGAGCGCCGTCAAAGCCTGTTCGAAACAGATTACAGCCTCACGGGAAGCCGAATGTGTCATGGCCTTTTCTCCCGCTTGACGAAAGTACAGGAGGGCTTTGTCCCACACCTCACCCCGCAGGGCGTGGTGCGCCAGACTCTCGACCTGCTCCATGTAGCGATCCCCGAGCATCACTTCCACGGC
This region of Gammaproteobacteria bacterium genomic DNA includes:
- a CDS encoding dienelactone hydrolase family protein, which encodes AANINCPMLFHFGSLDGNPSVEDRDKLDAELTRLGKSHEFFTYEGANHAFMDFTNPERYHEEGAKQAWPRTIDFFNKHLKGAAVSA
- a CDS encoding integrase core domain-containing protein produces the protein MPAIVSVLLASIGTWFRSRLAMQMELIALRHQVAVYKQSISRPKLRPTDRLLWVWLSRLWPGWQQALEFVQPRTVIAWQKKRFRAYWRQLSQNGKPGRPAISREVRELIRDMWKSNTTWGSPRIVGELRKLGINVAKSTVEKYRPQVRKPHSPTWIAFLNNHVKDLVACDFFTVPTVTFKVLFVFVILTHERRRIAHFNVTEHPTTQWTSQRVVEAFPWDEAPRYLLRDRDAIYGAQFQQRVGTIGIEEVKTAPRSPWQNPYCERVIGSIRRDMLDQVIVLNERHLKRLLTEYVSYYHRFRTHLSLDMDCPEPRAVEPPEVGVVIAVPELGGLHHHYERRAA